From the genome of Edaphobacter dinghuensis, one region includes:
- a CDS encoding ROK family transcriptional regulator produces MPIRSSSSFAFTQKQSASNKTPRQINRNLVFNLIRARQPLSRADLARVSGLQRSTVSLIVEELIREKWILEGTTGRLPRGRRPTFLELNHQRGVIALDIHPSQTTVAVTDLGGRIVAQNVVDLPHDPGKVIQPIVHAIRKLIAAHSDKSFDGIGISLPGRPDPALQKLIFAPNLNWPVLSIKSRIERATGLRVEMDNVANACALSEVWFGDSDGMHDLVVVNVSEGIGTGIFANGRLLRGANGMAGEFGHVQLEMEGPLCGCGGRGCWETVASNRAGLRYYHELNGNSGEQTPQNFTALVKLAQNGDEKAIKALEKMSTFLGRGLRMIASALAPSEIIIVGDFTAAWYLFGPLVEAELKKNSLSRSPKLRPSFEGNTARLRSAVALVMNEGLI; encoded by the coding sequence ATGCCGATTCGTTCCTCTTCATCGTTTGCATTTACGCAAAAGCAAAGCGCATCCAACAAGACGCCACGTCAGATTAATCGCAACTTGGTCTTCAACCTCATTCGTGCTCGCCAACCGCTATCGCGCGCCGATCTGGCAAGGGTTTCCGGTTTGCAGCGCAGCACCGTGTCTCTGATCGTTGAAGAGTTAATCCGTGAAAAGTGGATTCTCGAGGGAACGACCGGCAGGCTTCCGCGTGGCCGCAGACCAACGTTTCTCGAGCTCAATCATCAGCGCGGCGTGATTGCTCTCGATATTCATCCATCACAAACTACGGTGGCCGTGACCGACTTAGGTGGCAGAATCGTCGCGCAAAACGTAGTCGATCTGCCCCACGATCCCGGTAAGGTCATTCAACCCATCGTCCACGCCATCCGAAAGCTGATTGCGGCGCATAGTGATAAATCTTTCGATGGCATTGGTATCAGTCTTCCAGGGCGACCCGACCCGGCGTTGCAGAAGCTTATCTTTGCCCCAAACCTCAACTGGCCTGTGCTTAGTATCAAGTCGCGCATCGAGAGAGCCACCGGTCTGCGTGTAGAGATGGACAACGTAGCCAATGCGTGCGCTCTCTCCGAGGTCTGGTTTGGCGATAGCGATGGCATGCACGATCTTGTCGTCGTCAATGTGTCTGAAGGAATTGGAACCGGAATCTTTGCGAACGGAAGACTGCTTCGCGGAGCGAATGGCATGGCTGGAGAGTTTGGCCATGTTCAGTTGGAGATGGAAGGGCCTCTCTGCGGCTGCGGTGGTCGCGGATGCTGGGAGACGGTAGCCTCTAACCGTGCGGGCCTGCGTTACTACCACGAACTCAATGGGAACTCCGGAGAGCAAACGCCGCAGAACTTTACCGCACTTGTAAAGCTGGCACAAAATGGGGACGAAAAAGCGATCAAGGCGCTGGAGAAGATGTCTACCTTCCTTGGACGAGGCCTGCGCATGATCGCCTCCGCACTTGCCCCCAGCGAGATCATCATTGTTGGCGATTTCACTGCTGCATGGTACCTGTTTGGTCCTCTTGTCGAGGCTGAACTTAAGAAAAACTCACTCTCGAGATCGCCAAAACTTCGGCCATCTTTCGAGGGCAACACAGCACGATTGCGCAGCGCCGTGGCACTCGTTATGAATGAAGGTCTGATTTAA
- a CDS encoding glycoside hydrolase family 88/105 protein yields MFSFEKTPIPFSLKIQSSKFMGALILGVLLASCFAAHAQTPAHEKSAVVPVDRNAAGDAPDDPGPLATDLSSALKPKAISAAMKKVADWELTVAEPSFNQQWTFAALYDGLIAASATTHDTKYRDAVLHMAEHYDWQLLDKRFPHADDQALGQAYLDLYLIDHKPERMANTKEIMDRLVVRQDDPNKLLWWWCDALFMSPPVLLRTYAITHDRKYLNYMDHEWWLTSASLYDQQDHLYFRDSRYLTQKQANGQKLFWSRGNGWVMGGLANVLEFMPADYPSRSKYVEQFRQMAAKLAEIQSPDGLWRSGLLDPDSYELPEVSGSAFITYGIAYGINHHILDRAKYQPVVEKAWKGMLTHVYADGRLGSIQPIDGQPGKFKPSASYVYGVGGFLLAGSEMHRLAESKH; encoded by the coding sequence ATGTTTTCTTTCGAAAAGACCCCGATCCCGTTTTCGCTGAAGATTCAAAGCTCGAAGTTCATGGGTGCATTGATTCTTGGCGTTTTACTTGCCAGCTGCTTCGCGGCTCACGCGCAGACACCTGCGCACGAAAAGTCGGCAGTTGTACCTGTCGATCGTAATGCCGCCGGTGACGCGCCGGACGATCCTGGCCCGCTTGCCACAGATCTTTCGAGCGCTCTTAAGCCAAAAGCAATCTCGGCTGCGATGAAGAAGGTCGCCGACTGGGAGCTGACGGTTGCCGAGCCCAGCTTTAATCAGCAGTGGACCTTTGCCGCGTTGTATGACGGACTGATTGCTGCCTCTGCGACGACCCATGACACGAAGTATCGCGATGCTGTTCTTCACATGGCCGAGCACTACGACTGGCAACTATTGGATAAGCGTTTTCCTCATGCCGATGATCAAGCTCTGGGACAAGCCTATCTCGATCTTTATCTTATCGATCACAAGCCTGAGCGTATGGCGAATACCAAGGAGATTATGGATCGTCTCGTCGTCCGTCAGGATGATCCCAACAAGCTGCTCTGGTGGTGGTGCGATGCCTTGTTCATGTCGCCACCGGTGCTTTTGCGAACTTATGCAATCACGCATGACCGCAAGTATCTCAACTACATGGATCATGAGTGGTGGCTGACCTCTGCCAGCCTCTACGACCAGCAGGATCATCTCTACTTCCGCGATAGCCGTTACCTCACGCAAAAGCAGGCTAACGGTCAGAAGCTCTTCTGGTCGCGCGGCAATGGCTGGGTCATGGGCGGTCTCGCCAATGTGCTGGAATTCATGCCTGCGGATTATCCGAGCCGGTCAAAATATGTCGAGCAGTTCCGACAGATGGCTGCAAAGCTGGCAGAGATTCAAAGCCCGGATGGCTTGTGGCGCTCAGGCTTGCTCGATCCTGATTCCTATGAGCTTCCCGAGGTCTCTGGTTCAGCGTTTATTACCTATGGCATTGCCTACGGAATCAATCATCACATTCTCGACCGCGCAAAGTATCAGCCCGTCGTCGAGAAGGCATGGAAGGGAATGCTCACGCACGTCTATGCCGATGGAAGGCTTGGTTCCATTCAACCGATCGATGGGCAGCCTGGCAAGTTTAAGCCGTCAGCCAGTTACGTCTATGGCGTCGGCGGCTTTTTGCTTGCCGGCTCGGAGATGCACCGTCTTGCTGAATCGAAGCACTAA
- a CDS encoding alginate lyase family protein encodes MKITTRREFLAIAGSMAAYLPSRALYASTTHTEMTPYTMVAKLDHARILATANRYLTEKPITVTAARSTRSSGGPHDYFSEGDYWWPDPKNPGGPYIRRDGMSNPENFNAHRNALIRLSLIVPALTAAWELTRERRYAEHAGQHLRAWFVDPATRMNPNLQFAQAIFGVSKGRGTGIIDTLHLVEPARAATLLMAAQVLEGGKEIQQWFADYLEWMRTSKNGQEERDAKNNHGTCWVLQAGEFARFTQNEEVMSWCRERFKTVLVPGQIAANGSLPLELARTKPYSYSLFDMDVLCGIAQSISAKSDDLWSFATPDGRGLRKLMQFMYPYIKDKAAWPFAHDVEHFDDFPVRNPALLFSGLAYGKQDYIALWKTLNPDPVVPEVIRNFPIRQPLLWMAGSGHTTNS; translated from the coding sequence ATGAAGATAACGACACGACGAGAGTTTTTAGCGATTGCCGGGAGTATGGCTGCCTATCTCCCCAGCCGGGCCTTATATGCGAGCACCACCCATACTGAAATGACCCCTTACACAATGGTTGCAAAGCTCGATCACGCGCGAATTCTTGCCACAGCCAACCGTTATCTCACGGAGAAACCGATCACCGTAACTGCAGCACGATCTACGCGCAGTTCAGGGGGACCGCATGATTACTTCTCCGAAGGAGACTACTGGTGGCCGGACCCGAAGAACCCGGGCGGTCCTTATATACGGCGCGATGGCATGTCGAACCCAGAAAACTTCAATGCGCACCGCAACGCTCTGATCAGGCTAAGCCTGATTGTCCCTGCACTGACTGCCGCATGGGAGCTAACGCGGGAACGAAGATACGCAGAGCACGCCGGGCAGCATCTGCGAGCGTGGTTCGTCGATCCAGCTACACGAATGAATCCGAATCTACAGTTTGCACAGGCAATCTTCGGAGTGAGCAAAGGGCGTGGGACCGGAATTATCGACACACTCCATCTGGTGGAACCGGCGCGGGCAGCAACTCTGCTAATGGCTGCACAGGTGCTCGAAGGTGGAAAAGAGATTCAGCAGTGGTTTGCGGACTATCTCGAGTGGATGCGCACCTCAAAGAATGGCCAGGAAGAGCGCGATGCAAAGAACAACCATGGGACCTGCTGGGTTTTGCAGGCTGGAGAGTTTGCACGGTTTACCCAAAATGAAGAGGTCATGTCATGGTGCCGCGAACGCTTCAAGACCGTGCTTGTACCTGGCCAGATCGCTGCCAATGGAAGTCTGCCGCTGGAGCTGGCACGTACAAAGCCTTACAGCTACTCCCTCTTCGATATGGATGTGCTTTGCGGCATCGCTCAAAGTATCTCGGCCAAGAGTGATGATCTATGGAGTTTTGCCACGCCGGATGGCCGCGGGCTGCGCAAGCTGATGCAGTTCATGTATCCCTATATCAAGGACAAGGCTGCGTGGCCGTTCGCGCACGATGTCGAACACTTCGACGACTTCCCGGTCAGAAATCCTGCGCTGCTCTTCTCCGGCCTGGCCTATGGCAAGCAGGATTACATCGCGTTATGGAAGACACTCAACCCTGACCCTGTGGTTCCGGAGGTCATCCGAAACTTTCCCATCCGGCAACCATTGCTGTGGATGGCAGGGTCAGGGCATACGACTAACAGTTAG
- a CDS encoding 3-hydroxyacyl-CoA dehydrogenase NAD-binding domain-containing protein, producing the protein MPQSNTALRQIRKVAVLGAGTMGSRIAAHIANAGLPVILLDIVPPGTGGDAPSHERSKFALASLEALKGSKPAAFYAVDSARLITPGNFEDDLALIADCDWVIEAVAEDLDIKAALLNKVQPHLRPNAILTTNTSGLPIDAIAARLPDDLRQRFFGTHFFNPPRYMRLLEIIPTDDTNLDDIACISHFCDQRLGKTIVRSHDTPNFIANRIGTFSLGNAIRLMQVQGLSIEEVDVLTGTALGWPRTGTFRLGDMVGIDVLAHVAKNFEAQAERIQDERAEVTLAPFIETMIEKKWLGDKSGQGFYKKEGRDTEGRDVRLVLDWRTFDYKPSTRPKFPALDMAKSIDSTAARIAQLLHADPSKDKAAAFYWPLLTELFTYTANRIPEIADSIVEVDQAMKAGFNWELGPFEMFDAAGVRATTEKMRAAGMPVAKNVEKLLHAGESWYKEDPTIPSGRLFFDPVSSTYKPVPVADGVTSLAVIKKARGVVRKNPGASVVDLGDGVAAIELHSKMNALGDDIVSLITQTLKPSSQQVTDFEAFVITGDSVNFSVGANLMQLLLTIQDEEWDEVDLAVRAFQNMTQTIKFCPRPVVVAPYGMCLGGGTEISLHAAARQPHAELYMGLVEAGVGLIPGGGGCKEMTIRSIEAGSSIRPDARGEGVEIFEALKKNFETIAKAVVSTSAAEARSLGFLRPSDNITSNRDRLLTEAKLRALAIARAGYAAPIARTDIPAPGESILATLKLAVWTMHEGGYISDHDAKVANWAAYALCGGKISPATPVSEQYLLDLEREAFLSLCGEKKTQERIAFTLKTGRPLRN; encoded by the coding sequence ATGCCCCAGAGCAATACCGCACTGAGACAGATTCGCAAAGTCGCCGTTCTTGGAGCCGGGACCATGGGCTCACGGATTGCTGCTCACATCGCTAATGCCGGACTCCCCGTAATTCTGCTGGATATTGTGCCTCCGGGAACAGGTGGAGACGCTCCCAGCCACGAGCGAAGCAAGTTCGCGCTTGCCTCTCTTGAGGCTCTCAAGGGATCGAAGCCTGCAGCATTTTATGCAGTTGATAGTGCTCGCCTCATTACGCCTGGCAACTTTGAGGACGATCTCGCGCTGATTGCAGACTGCGACTGGGTTATCGAAGCAGTTGCAGAAGATCTCGACATCAAGGCAGCGCTGCTCAATAAAGTACAACCGCACCTGCGACCCAATGCGATTCTTACGACGAATACCAGCGGATTGCCTATTGACGCGATTGCAGCCCGCCTCCCCGACGATCTGCGGCAGCGTTTTTTCGGTACTCACTTTTTTAATCCGCCGCGCTATATGCGCCTGCTCGAAATTATCCCCACGGACGATACCAACCTCGACGATATCGCTTGCATCTCGCACTTCTGTGATCAGCGTCTTGGTAAAACCATCGTTCGCTCGCACGATACCCCTAATTTCATCGCGAACCGTATCGGCACATTCAGCCTGGGTAACGCGATTCGCTTAATGCAGGTGCAGGGATTGTCCATCGAAGAGGTCGACGTTCTCACGGGAACTGCCCTTGGTTGGCCCAGAACGGGAACCTTTCGACTCGGCGATATGGTCGGCATCGATGTGCTGGCACATGTAGCGAAGAACTTCGAGGCACAGGCCGAGCGTATTCAGGATGAGCGTGCCGAGGTCACTCTTGCGCCGTTCATCGAGACAATGATTGAGAAGAAGTGGCTCGGTGATAAGAGCGGGCAGGGTTTCTACAAGAAAGAGGGCCGGGACACCGAAGGACGCGACGTTCGCCTGGTTCTGGATTGGCGAACGTTCGATTACAAGCCCAGTACTCGGCCAAAGTTTCCTGCACTCGATATGGCGAAGAGCATAGACTCCACCGCTGCACGTATCGCGCAGCTGCTCCATGCTGATCCATCGAAAGACAAAGCCGCAGCATTTTACTGGCCCTTGCTTACCGAGCTTTTTACCTACACCGCAAACCGCATTCCCGAGATAGCCGATAGCATCGTTGAAGTAGACCAGGCTATGAAGGCCGGATTCAACTGGGAACTTGGTCCCTTCGAGATGTTCGACGCTGCCGGAGTGCGAGCGACGACGGAGAAGATGCGTGCCGCTGGGATGCCTGTAGCAAAGAACGTCGAGAAGCTTCTTCACGCAGGCGAGAGCTGGTACAAGGAGGATCCCACCATTCCCAGTGGGCGTCTCTTCTTCGATCCAGTCAGCAGCACCTATAAGCCTGTTCCGGTTGCAGACGGCGTAACATCGCTTGCCGTCATCAAAAAAGCGCGCGGTGTAGTCAGAAAGAATCCGGGAGCTTCTGTCGTAGACCTTGGTGACGGCGTTGCGGCCATTGAGCTGCATTCGAAGATGAATGCTCTGGGCGACGATATTGTCTCTCTCATCACACAGACGCTCAAGCCGTCCAGTCAGCAGGTGACAGACTTTGAAGCGTTCGTCATCACCGGAGACTCAGTTAATTTTTCCGTCGGCGCCAATCTCATGCAACTCCTTCTCACCATTCAGGACGAAGAGTGGGACGAAGTTGATCTCGCTGTGCGCGCCTTTCAGAATATGACGCAGACAATCAAGTTTTGCCCGCGCCCTGTTGTCGTTGCGCCGTATGGTATGTGTCTTGGCGGAGGCACGGAGATATCTCTGCATGCTGCTGCACGTCAGCCTCATGCCGAACTTTACATGGGGCTTGTCGAAGCTGGTGTCGGCCTCATTCCTGGAGGAGGAGGATGTAAAGAGATGACGATCCGCAGCATTGAGGCTGGCTCCAGCATCCGCCCCGATGCGCGTGGCGAAGGAGTTGAGATATTCGAGGCTCTAAAGAAGAACTTCGAGACGATTGCCAAGGCCGTAGTTTCAACCTCAGCAGCGGAAGCCCGCAGCCTCGGCTTTCTGCGCCCCTCAGACAACATTACGAGCAACCGTGATCGTCTTCTTACAGAAGCTAAACTGCGTGCTCTCGCAATTGCTCGTGCAGGCTATGCTGCGCCAATCGCACGCACAGACATTCCTGCCCCCGGTGAAAGTATTCTCGCAACCTTGAAGCTGGCCGTCTGGACAATGCACGAGGGTGGATACATCTCTGACCACGATGCGAAGGTGGCTAACTGGGCCGCCTATGCACTGTGCGGTGGCAAAATCTCTCCTGCTACTCCTGTCAGTGAGCAATATTTGTTAGACCTCGAGCGGGAAGCATTTCTCTCTCTCTGTGGCGAAAAGAAGACTCAGGAAAGAATTGCTTTTACGCTCAAGACAGGCAGGCCACTAAGGAATTAG
- a CDS encoding thiolase family protein, producing MNEAVIVSAVRTPVGKAPRGTLRTTRPDDLAAFAIMGALERIPQLDKKEIEDVILGCAMPEAEQGMNVARVASFRAGLPVESSAMTINRYCASGLQSIAIAADRIRTGSAEVIVAGGTESMSYVPFGGNKISVNPWLVENYPGSYMSMGLTAERVATRYGITREAMDEFSYNSHQKALSAISAGRFDDEIVPVTVTNTKICSKGKAKSVGVIFKQDEGPRADTSLEALAKLKPVFHAKGTVTAGNSSQTSDGAAAAVVMSASHAAALGIKPLAKFIAFAYAGCDPEEMGIGPIYAVPKALRMAGLSLDDIGVIELNEAFAAQSLAVIKVLGIDSAKVNVNGGAIALGHPLGCTGAKLTATLLREMPRRAARYGMVTMCVGGGMGAAGIFEVQ from the coding sequence ATGAACGAAGCTGTGATCGTCTCCGCTGTTCGCACTCCTGTAGGCAAGGCTCCTCGTGGCACACTGCGCACGACGCGACCTGATGACCTGGCTGCGTTCGCAATCATGGGAGCATTGGAGCGCATCCCGCAATTAGATAAAAAAGAGATTGAAGATGTGATTCTGGGCTGCGCCATGCCGGAGGCGGAACAGGGAATGAACGTTGCCCGTGTTGCCAGCTTCCGAGCCGGACTGCCTGTCGAATCTTCTGCCATGACCATCAACCGTTACTGTGCCTCTGGTCTGCAAAGTATTGCCATTGCTGCAGATCGCATTCGAACTGGAAGCGCTGAGGTGATTGTCGCCGGAGGTACTGAAAGCATGTCCTATGTCCCCTTCGGCGGCAATAAGATATCTGTCAATCCATGGCTGGTTGAAAACTACCCAGGCTCGTACATGTCGATGGGTTTGACCGCCGAGCGCGTGGCTACTCGCTATGGCATCACGCGTGAGGCAATGGATGAGTTTTCATACAACTCTCATCAAAAGGCACTTTCTGCCATTAGCGCGGGGAGATTCGATGATGAGATCGTTCCGGTAACGGTTACGAATACAAAAATCTGCAGCAAAGGAAAGGCCAAGTCAGTTGGAGTCATTTTCAAGCAAGACGAGGGCCCTCGCGCAGATACTTCACTGGAAGCGCTTGCAAAGTTGAAGCCTGTCTTCCACGCCAAAGGCACGGTGACAGCAGGAAATTCTTCGCAAACGTCTGACGGAGCGGCCGCCGCTGTGGTCATGTCGGCCAGCCATGCCGCAGCACTTGGCATCAAGCCATTGGCGAAGTTTATTGCCTTTGCCTATGCAGGGTGTGACCCCGAAGAGATGGGCATCGGTCCTATTTATGCTGTACCCAAAGCGCTCAGGATGGCTGGATTATCGTTGGACGACATTGGAGTTATCGAACTCAATGAAGCCTTCGCCGCACAATCTCTTGCTGTCATTAAGGTCCTTGGAATTGATTCAGCCAAGGTCAATGTCAACGGCGGAGCAATTGCTCTTGGCCATCCACTAGGCTGCACCGGGGCCAAACTTACCGCTACGCTTCTTCGCGAGATGCCTCGCCGCGCGGCAAGGTATGGAATGGTAACAATGTGTGTAGGCGGCGGCATGGGAGCCGCTGGAATATTCGAGGTTCAATAA
- a CDS encoding acyl-CoA dehydrogenase family protein — translation MATTTLPVTPSDKKIIPGGSFLICNPTPQDCFFPEDFSDEQRQIAQTTAEFAANEIVPASDQIEAKDFAVIRRLIREASELGLTSVDIPEEYGGLEMDKSTAAIIAENIALQGSFSVIFSAHVGIGTLPIVWYGTTEQKKKYLPKLASGEFIGAYALSESTSGSDAVSARTRAVLSEDKQTYTLNGEKMWITNAGFADLFTIFAQCAISDGPKAGEEKLTAFLVERGTPGLTIGKEEHKLGIRGSSTCPLSLADCKIPAANLLGEVGKGTHIAFNILNVGRYKLGNAAVGAARMALGNGIRYAKERKAFGKAISEFGLIQEKLADCAIGIFVGKALSYRTVGMIDTALADVDKHDTAAIQKAIENYAVECSIVKVWDSEMLDRVVDEVLQIYAGYGYVEEYPAERAYRDSRINRIFEGTNEINRLIITGWLIKSAMSGKLALMPAIKQLMDEVMAGPTVKEEDEGPLAAEISLLASAKKLTLFAAGSATQKYMASISDQQEIMGAIADMVIEVYAMESAILRAQKIVAAKGNAGAEVYVTMARIYAAVSIEKIELCARKVIAATAEGDITRTQVAILRRLAKHEPTDTIALRRQVAQHIVKAGKYAL, via the coding sequence ATGGCTACAACAACTCTTCCCGTAACTCCCTCCGACAAGAAAATTATTCCTGGAGGCAGCTTCCTGATCTGCAATCCCACTCCGCAGGACTGTTTCTTCCCCGAAGACTTCAGTGATGAACAGCGTCAGATCGCGCAGACTACCGCTGAGTTTGCCGCTAACGAGATCGTTCCTGCCTCTGACCAAATTGAGGCTAAGGACTTTGCCGTCATTCGCCGGCTCATCAGGGAAGCCTCCGAGTTGGGACTAACTTCGGTAGACATTCCCGAAGAATATGGCGGCCTGGAGATGGACAAGAGCACTGCCGCCATCATCGCCGAAAATATCGCGCTACAAGGAAGCTTCTCCGTCATCTTCTCGGCGCACGTTGGCATTGGCACGCTGCCTATCGTCTGGTATGGCACGACAGAGCAAAAAAAGAAGTATCTTCCAAAACTCGCGAGCGGCGAATTCATCGGCGCCTACGCGCTTTCAGAGTCTACTAGCGGCTCTGATGCTGTAAGCGCTCGTACTCGTGCCGTCTTGTCTGAAGATAAGCAGACCTACACCTTGAACGGTGAAAAGATGTGGATTACCAATGCTGGGTTCGCAGATCTTTTCACCATCTTTGCTCAATGCGCGATTTCCGACGGACCGAAAGCCGGTGAAGAAAAACTCACGGCCTTTCTGGTCGAGCGCGGCACTCCTGGTCTCACCATTGGCAAAGAAGAGCACAAGCTCGGTATTCGAGGTAGCTCTACCTGCCCGCTTAGCCTTGCAGACTGTAAGATCCCAGCTGCAAATCTCCTTGGCGAGGTAGGGAAGGGAACTCACATCGCCTTCAACATTCTTAATGTCGGACGCTACAAGCTCGGCAACGCTGCTGTCGGAGCTGCGCGCATGGCACTCGGCAATGGCATTCGTTATGCCAAAGAGCGCAAGGCCTTCGGCAAAGCTATCTCCGAATTTGGGCTCATTCAGGAAAAGCTTGCAGACTGCGCCATCGGTATCTTTGTCGGTAAAGCACTCTCCTACCGCACCGTTGGCATGATCGATACAGCTTTAGCCGACGTCGATAAGCACGATACTGCTGCGATTCAAAAGGCTATTGAAAATTACGCAGTCGAATGCAGCATCGTTAAAGTCTGGGACTCAGAGATGCTCGACCGCGTTGTCGACGAGGTCCTACAGATTTATGCAGGCTATGGCTACGTCGAGGAGTATCCTGCTGAACGCGCCTATCGTGACTCACGCATCAACCGCATCTTCGAAGGCACCAACGAGATCAACCGTCTCATCATCACCGGCTGGCTCATTAAGTCCGCAATGTCTGGCAAGCTGGCGCTGATGCCAGCGATTAAACAGCTTATGGATGAAGTCATGGCTGGGCCAACGGTAAAAGAAGAAGACGAGGGGCCACTGGCTGCCGAAATCAGTCTGCTTGCGAGCGCTAAAAAGCTCACGCTCTTCGCCGCTGGATCTGCCACACAAAAATACATGGCCAGCATCTCCGACCAACAGGAGATCATGGGCGCTATCGCGGATATGGTCATCGAAGTCTATGCGATGGAATCAGCCATCCTTCGCGCACAAAAGATTGTTGCTGCTAAAGGAAACGCCGGAGCTGAAGTTTACGTGACGATGGCCCGTATCTACGCCGCGGTGTCTATCGAAAAGATTGAACTCTGCGCTCGCAAAGTTATCGCGGCCACAGCCGAAGGCGATATAACTCGAACACAGGTTGCTATTCTTCGCCGCCTTGCCAAGCATGAACCGACCGACACGATTGCTCTCCGTCGACAAGTTGCTCAGCATATCGTCAAAGCAGGGAAGTATGCCCTCTAG